The following is a genomic window from Alkaliphilus sp. B6464.
AGGTTATATTATCTTAGGAATTTTATTATCTATAATATTATTACTTACTTCTATAGAAATTGTTGCGTTTAATTTAACGCACTACAGAAAATCCTTTGATAAATATAACATTACAGAAGCTACAAGTATGGATATGGAAAACCTTGAACATACAATAGATGATCTGTTAAAATACTTAAAGGATGACAGAGATGAATTAGATACTAGGGCAGTTGTTAAGGGCGAGGAAAGAGAAGTATTTGGAAATAGAGAAAAGCTTCATATGATAGATGTTAAAGAGCTTTTTATGAAGGGAAGGCTTATTCGTAATATTAGTATTCCTTTAATAATTATAATTTCTTTTTTTATTATTAGAAATGATAAGCATTGGAAAAAGGGTCTTTCTAAAACTTTGCTATATACTGCAATTTGTAATATAGTCATTTTAGCCACTCTATTAATATTAATGGCAATTGATTTTTATAAATACTTTACCTATTTCCATCTTATATTCTTTACCAATGATCTATGGCTATTAAATCCAAATACAGATGTACTTATACAAATGGTTCCAGAAGCATTTTTCTATGATACTGCTGTTAAGATAATTATATACTTTGTGGGTTCTTTAATGATACTAGGGCTATTAGGATTATATTCTATTAAAAAAAACAAAACACAATATGGTAGCTAGGTCCCATATTGTGTTTTACTTTTATTTTAAAATTTATTTATCTAATATATCTTTAAGTAATTGAGAAAGTTTTCTTTCATGTTCTTTTTCTATTTTGGCTACTTCTCTAAAAAAAGCTGCTATTTCTATAAAACCCTCTTCTAATGCAATTTTTTCATATTCTTTATACATTGTATTTGATTCATAGTTTTCAGCCTGAATAGATCGTTTTAAGTTTGATTTTGTATC
Proteins encoded in this region:
- a CDS encoding TIGR01906 family membrane protein, with product MFFKKLGYIILGILLSIILLLTSIEIVAFNLTHYRKSFDKYNITEATSMDMENLEHTIDDLLKYLKDDRDELDTRAVVKGEEREVFGNREKLHMIDVKELFMKGRLIRNISIPLIIIISFFIIRNDKHWKKGLSKTLLYTAICNIVILATLLILMAIDFYKYFTYFHLIFFTNDLWLLNPNTDVLIQMVPEAFFYDTAVKIIIYFVGSLMILGLLGLYSIKKNKTQYGS